AAAGTTTAAGCTTAATTAGAAGTGATTATAAGTAATAATGCTTTCAAATATTGTTAcagtgtcaaaatgacgtagggcatcagaagagtcatggatgtaggtgggaagagactcgaccagcggagaaaagatagagtctagataggaagaaatgagttcagtggggcaggagctgtacaaattcatactgtcccaggagataacaaccataatgaatagaactcttcataggtttttatCTCAATTACTGGCAAAATGCTTTATCAATTAAGCCTCAATTAGAGTAGGGTAGGAACTGACATTGCAGGACCTGGACTAACCATCGGGCAAACGAgaaaggtggtctgatggccaaaaaggggataaaagaacagctattgaacatgagaagcaacaTGTAAAAActccagaggaagaaagaagaaaacCTTCAGTCAACataacacagcaagagaaagaaagACTGTGCCACAGTCACTCGGAGGGCAAACGCCAAGGATCTGAGGTTCAGACTGTGACTATTGtcgttgttaagtattacttcattACACTaaatataaattacttaataaatcgTCTACACTTCATAACAACATATACCTGCACCCATAGAGGGTGGTTGTGGTCAgggacaagtcacccttgttggattaaatggaATCCTGAAAGGAGCAGGAAAGCTGCACTtttttgacaaatcaccaagatagcagactacaagtcatggccaaaacatcattcattagttacaaatcacaacttagttaaatctgggcacacagacactttattgacatgtataaatacatataaatgtaatcagttatccagcagttgagctgGATAGGAatcgtatttcacaaaacaagtaacaaatacttgtgagagtggcaaaagatcaaaaggtctgaaaattagtggccgaagACTAAAAAATACTGATTTTTTTGACAATGAGTCATGTAATTTTAACACTGTTATTAAAGCAAACTAGTTGAgtcatggtaattttgtacaatttcgcatatgtaatgaataaactTGCAGTGTACTCAGAATACattttcatgagacttacctgacagctgataattggtttaacagagcttcatgttctcatcaggtggcaagaccgtatcttcaatacagaagtcctcgaggcggccaacatccccagcttatacacactactgagtcagcggcgcttgagatggcttggccatgtgagccgcatggaagatggcaggatccccaaagacacattgtacagcgagttcaccactggtatcagacccaccggccgtccatgtctccattttaaagacgtccgcaaatgcgacaagaagtcctgtgacattgatcacgagtcgtgggagtcagttgccagcattcgccagagctggtgggcagccataaaggtggggctaaagtgtggtgagtcgaagagacttagcagttggcaggaaaaaagacagaagcgcaaggggagagccaactgtgtaacagccccgacaaacaaatttctctgcagcacctgtggaagagcctgtcactctagaattggcctttatagccactccaggcgctgctccacacaccactgaccacctccaggcgcttacccattgtctctcgagataaggaggccaaagaagaagaatgttctcaatgtcctgcttctgcctatttatagctttctcacgtaaaaggtgttctgtgaaaatGTGTCAGctttaatggaaagcaatatatataagcataccagatggcacgttctggtaccttggtaagtgatgtggacaaatcagtaggtatataaattaataaaaagtaaacatttatgaGACATTTACAATCCAGAAACATGAACATAAGCAGGGTAATTTTGTTATTTTGTACTGtgacataatcacctgaacgaTGCAGAAAGTcaaaccaggtagggaggattgtataccagttatacagcctgtccaatttactgtccattaacttaaatggacaggaatatcacatacattctgttaggagcatgtgatactcctgATCCAATTTTCTTTACGACAATTATTTACCTCCAAGCACAAAAGAGGAAAATAAGCTTATTAACTTTTGCAAATGCAATGCCTCTATAGATAGAAttgcttgtttttaaatatcatcACTTATGGTAGATTTTATCATTTAAAATAATTAGTCACATTATAATGATTGTAAAttaaaataatcttgtttgcagtgcagatctcattataatcttaatgaaaactaatgaaaaatgtggttttcctcttcaaagggtccaaatattatgcaacATAAAAATTTTCCCAGATCTTGCGagtgacagtggaaaagtaatgagactagtgttgtacctctaggaagcaaatcctgcactccgggtccCAGTACtttgtgggacgtcctgccccatgtgtctaaagatctgcaggtcgagaatcagcctgttcagtgacctgaagacccatggaagaaactcacgaccttgagtagacgtcatcctcgaatcgagggacagccgacgacAACCTCTgcagtaacaagtttgaggttctgttgcatcatccccaaatcaggctcaaaagtttggtaaaggccctgtgacaatgcagcaggtccaatggacagctgtatatcccaacagtgatgaacacttctggctcctgtttTACTGCACCAATTGTTCTGGtgacagctgcatttaacagcaaggtgagctgaaaatcataactattgtgttggcttggagaaaggcagcatTCTGTATATACTGAAGATTTACtacattggtctctgggatgagggggttgtcctatgatgaggggctgagtaaattgggcctggagtttagaagaatgagagacgatctaattgagacacactggattctgaaagggcttgataaggtagaagctgagagattgtttccactggtcagggaatcgagaacacgggggcacaatctcaagataaggggccaatcattaaggactcagatgaggagaaattactgcagtcaaagcatcgtgaatctttggaattctctacccaagacggttgtggatgctccattgttgaatatatttaaggctgggattgatagatttttggtctctcagagaatcaagtgatatgggcagcgggcaggaaagtggaattgaaacccaagatcagccatgatcatattgaatggtggagcaggctcaatgggccatatggtctacttctgctcctattactTGTGTTCTTGTATATACATGTTCATACATGTACAAAGTATTGTGCCATCAGCCTGagaaacccagtgaccatttataggactgcagagagctcacaggatagttgcactgtaaccaatacacagcacttgtggtgcaggacagtcttttccagataatcttcagCAATGccaaaccacacattgaagaaagatggccagagttatactccttgcccTGCATCATTGtggtgtaaaagacagcttcacactgactccaggtttacagtgtgactggggcagtagacagtgaaaatggagatgaacaatgaatggaattcagccaaacacctgagcaaaccgataagtggaaattccagatcacttcagttgctgcaaagcacaggacatATTAAGTTTATACAGTTCATGTTCACTGtaggatattcacattcagtaaccagtatgtgcagagttttcagaaattactacagacacacactgctgtgttaatggaagcaagtttcaaattcctattgacagaccaatctttttgctgcagaccagcgactttaagacatgtcaaatgagctgtgtcagttctcaggtggtctctgctaagatatcccatgaaggcaaaaataaacattgggaattggtctgtgtatacACACATCTCCTTTTTGTCTATTTACAGAAGACAGatacactgaagttgtgaaggagagtgcagttccacccacttgctttcctgtTTGAAATTCATTTCCACCAAGGTGGAGGACTATAAAAAATAAAGATAACTTAAAAAAGGTAAAACAGATCgccgagcagctttgtggttggccgaCTTTAAAAAAATCATAACTGACAGTTGCAATTTCTTTCAAAGCCGGTCTTGTGGTTAAGGTGGGAATgggagaagccaatggtggatttccgaaaccccaatgtcggaaatctgccatttggtggaaatttctcatccctgagttacttgtgaactcgctggtgtgtcagcacatGGGATGAAGCAGGATGTTCCTTCCCCTGGTcagagcaagtgaatggcctcttccttgtgtgaacttgctggtgtttcagcaggtggggtgaagtagtgaattccttcccacactcgAAGCAGGTgactggcctctctccagtgtgaactcgctggtgtgtcagcaggacgGATAAATGATTGAATCCCTTCTCACATtctgtgcaggtgaatggcctctccccagtgtgagtgtgctggtgtgtcagcagggcggataactgagtgaatcccttcccatattcgttgcaggtgaatggcctctccccagtgtgaatgtgctggtgtgtcagcaggacgGATAAATGATTGAATCCCTTCCCATATTcattgcaggtgaatggcctctccccagtgtgaatgtgctGTTGTGTAGTGAGGTTGCCTAatcgcctgaacccagtcccgTAGTGAGAGCACCTGAACAATCTCTTGTCAGTGTGAATACGTTGATGGGACATCACTTCAGCAGAacgtttatagcaattcccacagaatggacatttaaaaggtctctccccagtgtgaactcactgatgtgtcagcaggtagcatgatttagtgaatcccttcccacattcacagcaggtgaacggcctctccagggtgtgactgcatggatgagtttccagctcaactggataattcaatcactttccacagtccccatatttacatggtttcttcccaatgTGACTGCAGTTGTGTTTCGACAGGGCAGATGATTggttgaaacctcatccacacacagaacatgtgtacagtttctccACACTGTGATCGGTACTTTTTCCTTCCACGTTCAAAATCCAGTGTTATTCGGGTTACAACAGGttgggcgactccttcagatcctgatctgacatttgctttgcatttcacagctgcaattcctccccttctaaaaccctgtgaaattgatttaaaactgaaaaaaagagtgtgtgagagaacccacaaaaacacaaaggcaggttgtgaaacggagctgaatgaatctggtaacttATGGGGCCATcactaggaaaaagtgaccatgaaagctgctggattaatgtacaaccccaactggttcactaatgtccttcagtgaag
This genomic window from Heterodontus francisci isolate sHetFra1 chromosome 34, sHetFra1.hap1, whole genome shotgun sequence contains:
- the LOC137348812 gene encoding gastrula zinc finger protein XlCGF8.2DB-like, which codes for MSHQRIHTDKRLFRCSHYGTGFRRLGNLTTQQHIHTGERPFTCNEYGKGFNHLSVLLTHQHIHTGERPFTCNEYGKGFTQLSALLTHQHTHTGERPFTCTECEKGFNHLSVLLTHQRVHTGERPVTCFECGKEFTTSPHLLKHQQVHTRKRPFTCSDQGKEHPASSHVLTHQRVHNCHQNNWCSKTGARSVHHCWDIQLSIGPAALSQGLYQTFEPDLGMMQQNLKLVTAEVVVGCPSIRG